A segment of the Carya illinoinensis cultivar Pawnee chromosome 1, C.illinoinensisPawnee_v1, whole genome shotgun sequence genome:
ATTTTTTTGCTGTGATGAATGTCTTCCAAGTCAAAACTGTATGATTCAATTTAAGGGGAAAAAACTAACCATTGCTGGTATAAGCTTAAGATATGACTCAGCTAATCTCTCATTTCTATCTGGCAATTTAACTGCAAAATCTTCAGGAGAAGTTTAAAATGGATCTTTGAtatctgttttgtttttgcttgtctGCAGCCAAGAGATAGATGGCCAAATGCAACAGAAGTTGAGTAGAAACAGGTTCTCCAGTATTGTATATCGACGAGGGCAAAAGCAATTGACCCGGTTATTTCTGAAGGAAGCAGAGCATGCCTTGCAATTAGCTCTGAGGGAAGGAAACTGAATGTTATGAAGTTCTATAGATCATGTCAGTACGGGAGTTACATTGTTGgtaaatctatttttataaataagcaTCAGAAGTTgctcttcttttccatttctCTATAAAACCCAGCCATTTTTATCAGATTTTCAGTGGATGTGCCTTGTGGTAAGGATTCAAAATTGTTACCTAAAGACCTTAACCAAACGAACCATTGAGTTGGCCGTTTGGCTCCGTCCTTGACTATAATGGTTAGGTTGGTTCTCAGGTTGCATAGTTATTTATCTGAGAGCCCAACTGAATTTTACAATTATTCAGTAATTAATATTAACTTTGATATCAAATAATCTTTGTTCTCATTCAACCAAGTAGCTTCTTTACTCGTGCTGATAGAGAAGTcttaagttataatattttgataggTATTATTCATCCTATCTCTGGGCATGCCATCATATCAAATGAATGAAAATTTGAGGATTAcagatattattttctcaagataTATTAGCATGTCAGCACAAACAAACATGGACTTTGTTCCCTCACAATTCGAGTACCCGGACCAAAATGCATGTCACTTTCTTCTTTATAGTCTTTGGTGTACATGCATGCTAGAGTTTTTGGTTGCACATAGTCACATACAAATTAAAATTGGCATCCCACACCATTTTTCCTTACCGCCGTTTACTCCAGGCCGGCCACGTTGGTGAGCAGGGAGCCCAGGCAGCAGCTGCAGCAATGGCGCCATTGAAGAGAGTAACAACCATAAAGAATGCATAATTCTGTCCTGCAATCTTGGCCTTTGCTAGGCCGAGTAGCACTCGACGAGTGCGAATGCAGTAAGGATACATGCACCCACAAACTTGACGATGTCGTTGTGGGTGAAAGGGATAAGGATGATGAAAAATAGAAGAGGAACACTCCCAAATAAAAGGAAGGCCACAAAGGTAACGAGACCATGCTTCCAGGGCTTGTCTGCTTGGTCCGGCGGTAGCATTCCGTTCTGCGGCATCGTCTTCTCGTCCACCACTATCTCCTTGTATTTTGCAAATATGTTCACAACCTTGACCAAGTAATTATATTAGCTTTTATGGACCTTCAAAGATTGACATCCCAATGAATTCTTAAAGTTATTAGAAATGCTACAGACAACTGTGGTTGCCACAGCCTCGCGTCCAcatgtaaaaagaaaacaacattgTTTTGCTCTTCCTCATTTCCtcccctttctttcctttccccaCTAATAACTTGAGCACCAGTTTCGCCCACGAACCAGCCAACAAGCTCTTACCTATCGAAAGTTAGCCTCattcttttcatcttttcaaGTAAACTTTcgatgaaatttttttgaaacaatAGAATGAGAATAGGAATACGACAAAATTTTTGGGTTATGGGTGACTTTGTTTTTTGGTGGGGGCTGGCTTTTAATATGCTTTGTTGGGTTAATATATGCTGGACGTAGAAATGGAGTACTGCGTCGAAGTGAGAGCGTTCAAATCAAGTTTACTTGGAGAATTGGCCATGAAGTCGACGCAGCAGGTGACGTTGGAGGACTGCTTGGGTGCTAGCGGGGTTCCTAGTGAAGATTTCTCCATCGACGACCTTCTGGACTTGTCGAATGCCGAGTTTGAAGATGGGTACGTCGTGGaacaagaagaggaagaggaagaagtggAGAAAGGTTCTCTTTTGGGTTGTTCCTCTCAAGACCAGGCCGATGAGGATAGTTCCAATTCTACAAATTTCTCCGGCACAGTTGAGTTTGAGTCTCATCTTGCCAACGAGCTTGTCGTTCCGGTAAGTTTCTTAGTAGAAAACGATAattgttttgcttgtttttttttttgtcttaaaaaATCCCAtagaatttagaaattaatagcTTTTTTTCGGGTTTTACAGGATGATGATTTGGTGGAGATAGAATGGGTTTCTCGCATCGTGAACGATTCTCTACTGGATTTCTCTCTTTCGTACGCTGCCGGGAAATAGAAAACCGAGACTCGTATAATGAACTAGTTAGAACCGGAGACTAGACCAAGGTCGCCATCAACAAAACCTTCAGGTTTTCCCTCCCCGGTTCCGTCTAAAGCCAGAAGCAAACGGCCCAGAGTAACTAATCGCGTTTGGCTTGGGTCCCCGCTCTCTGAGTCACCTTCACCATCTTCAGCATCTTCTCCTGGGTTTTCTTCGACACCTTGTCTTATCTTCGCCAACACGGTCCAAAACATGGAGCTTTTCACTTTTGTTCTCAGCTGCGAGAAAGGGGGAAAGGAAGcaaatgggaaaaaaatgagaaatgagcAAAACGATTTCGTTTTCTTTTTACACGTGGACGCAACCACGGTTGTCCATAgcatttttgtattttctaaGCAACTCAAGCTCCTCAGTGCCGCCATGGTTGGAGACATCCCACTCGGTAGGCCTGTGCATATAGGGCTTAGGCCCGATTCATCCGAACAACCCGCCCCTGCTCAACCCGTCTTTCACGGGTCATGGGATCAAAATATAGATATCGGGTTGAAACAAAGTCGAACCCGTCGAAACCGACTAAACACAATTTTATTCCTAATATTTCTTGATCACCCAACAGAAGGAAGAAAGACAGAGGAGTTAAGAGGacataattaaaaacaaagaggagaagaaggttGAAGAGCTATTTCAAGCAGCGTAGGACAAGttgcttcttaagtttcttagGCCATATATCTTCCCCTCCCCTGCCCCTTTAACTTCAGGATCTCTGTGCCCATAGCTTCACAGCACAGACAAAAATCTCGCCATGTCTCCTTCATCTCTCATTCTCGCCACCATTTTCTTTACTATCTTCCTCTTTTATCTCCTCAAGCTTACCACTCGCCGCTGCTGCCACGGCCTTCCCTTCCCTCCCGGCCCAAAGCCATGGCCGATCATCGGAAACTTGCCCCACATGGGCGTCGTGCCTCACCACTCCCTCGCCGCCCTAGCCCGCAACTACGATCCCCTCATACACCTCCGTCTCAGCTTCGTTGATGTCGTCGTCGCGGTGTCAGCATCCGTTGCCTCCCAGTTCTTGAAGACCCATGACCAAAATTTCTCGAGCTGACCGCCTAACTCAGTGCCAGGTATATTGCTTACAATTACCAGAACCTCGTGTACTTTGCCCCCTATGGCCCCCAGTGGCGCATGCTCCGGAAGATTAGCTCCGTCCATCTCTTCTCCAGAAAGGCCTTGGATGATTTCTTCTTccagttgttttgttttttgaaaagtgggtttcattcaaaaataaaaaaaaataaaaaaactcgtTAGTTTTGACCCGATCCGAAtgtttcgggtcgggtcggttTAGTTTTTAGGGACGCTCCTTGCGGGCAAAGTTGGGTCGGGTCAAAACAGTAGTTGGGCGGGCCAATGTGCAGGCCTACCACTCGGTCACTGCTCTTTCTTTGGCGGCAACATCCTTCTCGGTGCCGCTTGACGCAAAATCCCCAAACCCCATTGAGATGCCATCCGCCACTAGTTGCAAATCCAAGCACCGACACATCATCTGCATCCATAAATATTAATGGAAACCAAGAACTTTGCGGATCGATGCTGATattaaaaagcttttgatatcttttatatatttatgataaatAGAAGAAGACTAAATCTGaattatttagttaaaaatgatGGTTTGGATTAATTCTAAACTTCTCCTGCACATTTAGAACATCCTAATCCTGACTGAATATATAACAAGATCATCACCCAAAAAATTTGGTACCGGAGGAACGATGGGTAGCAGGGATggatgaaagagagagaaggaagtgACAATGGCATCAAGGTCGGCCTGCATACACAATGCTCTTCACAAACTCTCCCTTTAATGTCTCTCTTGGCCTGATCTCTCTATCATCTCCCTCTTCATCACGTAGCTGAGTAGTAGTACTGGTAGCAGCGCCGACACTATTCTTCTGAtccatattctttttcttttctaaaaaaaatctgtAACTTGTTAATAATTTTACTGTCTTTGATCCAAAATCTTTTCACGGTTTGATGGTTGAAAGACATAGACTATCCATCGAAATCAGTTTAAAGACGGTGAAAAAAAAAGACAGTGGGTCACGATGCCACCATGCATGCGACTTAGCCAACACGTTTCATGGTGCTgtactcatttatttttattttttcccattttgtttgtttgttttttctttttgtttagcaACCATTTCATAGATAAAAGCAACATAAGATACTAGATCTAATAGGGTGGAATCCCCAAACAGTTatcccaaaataaataaaagcaacacaagaaaaatgaaaaagagagattTGGAACAAAAAATTTGACTCCACCCATTTTTCACAAAGGAGAGGCCGCATAGAGTGGTTTTAACATAGTCTGATAAGTAGATTATAACACTTTGACTACAAGTCGCAGTAGATTGTTGTACGCTACATTTTGCTGGTCTGACCTGACTGAAGGAGATTTTCACAATCATATCATCTTGATCCTTAGTTAGGGAAAGTGAGAAGTAGCAATTGAAAGATGGGTTGATTCACCAGCAAACGACCATTATTAGCAGTAGAGGCTTGTGTAGTTCATGCACCACTCTTGAAAAGAAGGTAAATATCGGATTGCAGAGATTCGAAGCCACTGGTCCCAATGGTGCTACGTGTGGTGTCGTCAGACTCACCATGGTGCAATGGTGCATGAGACATACTCGTTGCTCTTTTGATCGATTTTCTTCTATTGCTCGATAGATCGACGGCTAGAGAATATGATAATGGGGCATGTGGTAGTTTTAGGAGGCAGTAGGTAGGAGATTGGCACATCTTAGTGCTGTGGacgaaaaagtaaagaaaattgagaaaaaaaaacttatggATAGTTCTGGTGTAGGCTAGAGGGGGAAGGAGCCGAAGCTTTACCCCATCCTTTGGTAGAGAGAAAATAATGCctctggagagagagagagagagagagagagagagagagagagagagagagagagagagagagagagagagagagagagagagagagagagagagagagagagagagaggtgtttTCCTTTTTGTGTATAAAGCCTGAGCTTTTACAATGGttcatttatcttattttttagaatacataaccaaatctcattttttctatttaacaTATTAACtgttacaatatattatatatcaatttatctattttttcatatcatttaaatgttattcttttcactttttaaatatttcctttCTATCAACGAATTTgcaaaatctatatatttttttatattttcaatatatttttatatacaatataatataattcagtcctatacacacaaaataaaaatatatataccaaataaaaattaaaaataaaatcaaaatatggaaaaattagataaaaaatatttccaagatatttttttgaagaaaatgaaatagatgtgttttaaatactgaaaaataaaaagaacttgagtacatggtgaaaatgaaagtaaaaaaatgtgagagtaagtaaaatataaataataaaaaaatatttacaggaTGAATAGTACCTTCTATATGTAGCAATtgcaaattataatttaaatttcctTTTATATAATCGGATGGAACTCCTATTTTTGAGCAAttcctaaaaaaatttatatttcttgtaTAATACATAAGCCATTGAGAATGCTATTAtccttataattattttttgttgttgtttgtgaCATGTTGTGAATCAAGGCCgactttttaaaagatgaatatgtgaaaaaagttgaaatagAAATCAACGGATAGCACAAACATTCTACCAAAGAGTTGGaagtaaagaataaaaaatattcaaaggcCAAAGAGAAAAACAAGGAGCTGGTTTCATTTACACAACTCTCtcctaaaaataatatgtttatttttgcATAGGTCAAATTAACAGTACTTGAGCATATATGGTTCATAGAGAGGAGCCAAAGTCATCAATGACAAAATACCAAGAGTGTGGGGAGCCATTAATATGGATCGAACAGGCAATAAACTTGATTGAAGCattattcaatttatataaatcacGTTTTGAGGACAAGGACTACATGCTAGGGTGGGACCCTGGCCCATTAGCCAACTTCTTGTACTTAAATTTCTAAGGCTTATTCCCCACGTACACTTGCcagaattaatttataagaataTTGGATAAAAGGGGAACAGCATGGAGAATAATAATATAGGATCAGACTAGGGGCCTCTTTTCTTCATCTTGTCCTACATTTTCTATTTCGATTATCTCGTCATGATCAGTGCTAGAAGGCTTCGCAAGATTCTTGGCACTGGCAGAGGAGGTACTGGAGGTGACCCTCTTGTTTGGTTTGTTATCAGGCAAGAGCTTCATTGTGATTCCCATGGCTATCAACAGAAGCCCAGTCCCATGTTGCTCTGTCAATGGCTTGGTAAATATCATGTATGAAAGTAACAATGTCACTGCCTTTCTTGCTGTTGTCACCTGtgaatcaattttttattttccaagaattttatgttaaaaatttcttaaataaGATTAGTTTCAATTTTCTCGATTACAATACTCACATCTTTCCAACCATTAATCGTGAAACTAAAGTCAAATTATAGTGTCTTGCGGCCTGTTGCCACCCCGGAGGAGTAAAGTACAACATGACTAACATTCAGTAATGTAGTACTTCATTccatttttcattatctttaGTCATGCCAGTTGATGATGCATATTTTAAGTGACTTTATGGATCAACAACGAAAAATATGACTTGTTCTAGAAAAAAAAGTCAAGTTTGCTAAAAGGGGGGTACCTTGAAAAAAGGGCACTTGCTCCTGAAGTAAAAAAGTTGCAAGCGAAAGGAAAAACAGCACAACCAATGACACTTAATTGCATAACACATTGATGGAAGATTTTAATGGCACAGCAAAATGAATGGAATTTATTAAGCCACATAAGATCTCATTctgaaataaattgatataaatgGAACAAGGAAAAAGCTTGTGAGAATAACGTAAGTACCATGGCGGTGGTGGCAGCACCAAAGAGGGCAACGAGGGAGAGGACTGAAACTTGGCCAATAAACGTGGCCATGGCTTCAAACACCAGCACGCCATAAACGTATGGATGCTGCATGAAAAATCAGCAGGATCTTTTAGAACAAGAACAGAGCAGTTTTGAGGGGgggaaaagaaaacattttcgACTGTTACCTTTGAGCATGAAGCCCATGCTTTGAATAATTCTCCAGTTACAAGCATTGGTGGGATCAAAAAAGGCAAGCCAACAACAGTTGAGCAAAACAGCATCTCAGCCTGCATGCGCATAAGTAACAAATTAAATGTGGATGTCACACTTTCTTCATGAATGCCTTTgttattttttcacattttaacaCACACACAGGGATTAATAGGACATGAAAATCACCTGGGTAGTTTCAGGATTCATGTTAAAGATTGCTTCTTGCAAATTACCCAAAAAGGAATCCATGATTAGAGCACCGGATACCATTATAACACCAATTACACTGAAGTTTGGGGAGGTTTGTGCATCAGCTAAGGTGAAGAGGATCAAACCCACAACCAAAAGTATCGCGGATATGTATTCGTGAGGTGGGTATTTCCGCCTGAGACCGGGTATGAATGCACCCATTATCATGACAGGTAGAACCTGAAACACCAAAATCATAGAAttgagaaaatatattgaagGACCAGGACATGTACTCATCTCAATGTGTCAACCGAAGCTGATGGTGTGACTATAGTCAATATTTTGTGAAGAAGGGATCTGGTTCATTAAAAGCAATCAAATAAGAGTTTCGATATACTAAAAAGCCTCAGCCATTTCAGAAAgtaaacatttttgtaaattaaaatacttcaaTTTATATCTCATTGGGACTTTAGGGCCAATTGCCTCAGACTCAAACAATATTTTGTTCTCTCACATCAGAGGGTGAGGCCATGGGTGCATTTATAAGTAATCAATTTCATCAAATGTACAACTAGAAGAGACAGATGTTAGACTACATATCCAACCCAGCTTACCATGTTAAACATTTAGCAATTTTTTTAACAGTTGATATTCAACTAAATAAATGCACAAGGAATTTCTTGTTACCTTTGTGGATTTGAACATGAGTTGTGCAGGGTAGTTAAGGAAAGCCAGAGACCCTCTTGTAAGTCCATGGGAACCCATAAGTACAGCAGAGAGTTTCACATAAGTCTTCCATGGGTTCACCATCTGCTTGGGGGTGAAGCCTTGAAGATAAAGCAGAAACAGGTAGACGAATCCTTGAACAAATGTGAAATACCAACCATagctggggaaaaaaaaaaagaaaaactcatcCAAATCCatcatgaattaaaaaaataaaaaaatatcaaatcttagATCAGGGATGCTCAATCAAACAGTATCAATAAACTAAAATTGCCTGAATTGGAGCCTGTTGTACACATATTCCTGAAAAATTAGGAAAAAGATTAAGAGTGACGTTAGAATTTAGAAAAGAATCTTGATTCTTGAACAAAGGAGATATGGATAGTTTTCTAGCGTTTTAAAAGTCTTTCAATATAAACAACAATGGGGTCGAAGTTTCATATCGATTTCTTGTCCCTCTGTTTTCTCAAGAACCAAAACCAAGGCAGTAAAACAGTAAAAACCTTAAAACTCGtccatcaaataaattattctcGGAAACTAAAGGTGCAACCAACGATTGTTTTCTGTGCAGTGGAGtacaagaaggaagaaaaaacagatAACTATAAGAACAAATGCTAAAAGAATCAAGTAAACTTcgctttatttcttttttccgtTTGTCAGTTTTCTCAACGGCCAAacagtggagagagagagagagagagagagagagagagagagagagagagagagagagaatacctCGCAGATACCATTGACTATATAGCCAAAGAAGAACCCAGCAGAGCAGATGAGGAACTGTTGCCATCTGGGTCTGACAGTGAGGGAAATCCCAAACAAAGACCGTGCTTGCTCCTCGTTCTTCATCACTTCCCTTTCGTTTTTAAGAATTACTTGCAGACTCTTTCCTCTCGTATTTGATTTGGGTATCTATCAAAGTGGTCAAGTCAATCAAACCTTTGGTTGCAGAGTTCGGTTAAAGGAGGTAAGAATACCAACTCGGCTTTGGATGCATTTGCATGGAAAAGATAGACAGAAACAGCGACGGAGagatttcat
Coding sequences within it:
- the LOC122309162 gene encoding UDP-galactose/UDP-glucose transporter 2-like, with product MKNEEQARSLFGISLTVRPRWQQFLICSAGFFFGYIVNGICEEYVYNRLQFSYGWYFTFVQGFVYLFLLYLQGFTPKQMVNPWKTYVKLSAVLMGSHGLTRGSLAFLNYPAQLMFKSTKVLPVMIMGAFIPGLRRKYPPHEYISAILLVVGLILFTLADAQTSPNFSVIGVIMVSGALIMDSFLGNLQEAIFNMNPETTQAEMLFCSTVVGLPFLIPPMLVTGELFKAWASCSKHPYVYGVLVFEAMATFIGQVSVLSLVALFGAATTAMVTTARKAVTLLLSYMIFTKPLTEQHGTGLLLIAMGITMKLLPDNKPNKRVTSSTSSASAKNLAKPSSTDHDEIIEIENVGQDEEKRPLV
- the LOC122309154 gene encoding GATA transcription factor 5-like, producing MLDVEMEYCVEVRAFKSSLLGELAMKSTQQVTLEDCLGASGVPSEDFSIDDLLDLSNAEFEDGYVVEQEEEEEEVEKGSLLGCSSQDQADEDSSNSTNFSGTVEFESHLANELVVPDDDLVEIEWVSRIVNDSLLDFSLSYAAGK